The genomic stretch tcttggggctggagagatggctcagcagtttaagagcactgactgctcttccagagctcctgagttcaattcccagcagtcacatggtggttcacaaccatctgtaatgggatctgatgccctcttctggtttgtctgaaggcagctacagtgtactcatataaaataaatgaaatattaaaaagaaagaaaaaagaaaagaaaggaacagcTCTTTCCAGTGGGTATTTGAGCCCAACTGCACAATAATGGAAACAGAACCCACAAAAGTTCTGTCACCACACACAAAGGTTAATGACTCTGTGATAGCGACTCTGACAGttgcctcatttctttcttctccagttCCCTATAGGTGGGAATTTAGACATTATGTGCCCTAAAACCATGCATCATGGACTGAAATCTTCAAGGAGCCCTCTCCTAGGGCAATCGGGAACCAAAACAGAGCCAGGTGGCGATGACCTAGTCTCTCAGACTGTGGTAGGGTCCTTTCCTTTAGACCCTGGCACCACACCTGCATgatgcagcaacagaaacaaccCACTCACCTGGAAGCGGCAGGCTTGGTGGGCAGTGCCTGCAGGGTGTGTGGCATGTAGTCGGGCACAGGGCAAGCTGCCAGGTCCTGGTGGCCAATCCTGCCCTTTGAGGTGGAAGAGGACACGGGCATAGGGTTCTGCTGGAGTCACTGCTGCTTCCACGGAAACAGCCCGCACATCCCAAGGGACAGGCCGCCGGTGGGGCTCGGTGACCCTAGGAGGGACCACCTGGAAAAGGGCAAACATGCTCATCAGTAGGATCGAGTGGAGAGGCAGATAACACCATAGCCAGGTCTGGGAAGGTGGGATTTCAGGCTTCTAATCTCGGTGTAGCAGGAGATTAGAGGCCTCAGTCTTTCTATGTAGAGAATGGGGAAAAGCTGTCTATGGCCACATCACCCTAATGTGCCCAATCCCTTGTTGGTACTTAGATAGGAGAATGAGAAGAGCCCAGAACCCCATGACTCTGATTTGCCTGGGAGTTCCTGGGCCCTATCCTTACCTGCTGAGTGGCAAAAGGTGGGTAGGAGGCCCGGAGAAGTGGCTGTGCCCTGGGCCAGGGCTGCATGAGCAGGAAAGTCTCAGAGCGGGAGGCCAGGGAAGAGTTGGCAGGTGGGTAATGGCCCACCTGCTGCACACGAAAATGCTCAGGGGCATCTAGGAGTTCCAGGGCCACTGGCAGGTAGATGGGGTCCAGGGTATCATGGTTACTGCTAACTGAAGAGGAATAAGGAAAGATGTCAGACAGCTACAGAATTCGCAGAGGTTGAACTGGGTGGGCTTCATTCTcagtgtggggctggggaggagggggcaaagtGGACCACAAATGTACCATCTCCCAGATGTACAGAAATCATCCCATTTCACAGACGAGGTGACTGAGGTACTGAGAGCCTCTCAAAAGCAGTCAGAGTTGGAGAGTCAGGGATCGGATGGAAACTTCCCAGCTATTCCTTCTACCTTACCcagaacttctctctctctccagcagaGCCTTGTCAACAGCTCCCCTACATATCCCTGCCTCAGATAGGGCATTTGGAGGACACAGTTCCTCCTGCATTGGGAACTACTCAGTAAAAGACAGTTCCCAGTTGAGCTTTGTAGAAATGGAGTCTCTTTTTGCCGTGTCTGTGTCCTTTCGTGGACATGGCTGGTCACCCCTTCCAAGTCCAATTACTGTCATGGCACACCCACATCAAATTTCCAAACTTGACCCATCCTGGGGATCAAGCCCTAGTCCTAGCTAGGGATTGGGGTTCAGCAATGAGACTTGGGAAGGGTACCAAATAGGTCTGTGCAGCAACTGGCACTCCCTAAGGGTGGGAACAAGAACCAGAGGAGATGGAATTTTTGTTCATAAAAAGCACAAAGGTCCACTATGGCTCTATTGATTTGTACTATCACCCCCAAAGAGTAACAATGTTTAAAGCACTTAACCCCACACAGATTCAATTTTACATGTAGTAAGTCTTTCAGTTCTCACACAGTTCTGTGGATTAGATTCTATTACTACAAATTCCACTTAATGGACGTAGAAAATGATGTATGAGGCTTCTCCAACCTGCAGTGGACCTGAGAGGCCAGTCAGGACCTCACCACCTAGCTACCCAGTCGTTCCATCCAGGGCAACCCCAGCATGCCATGTGGGCTTCACACTGTGCCCCCACCCTCCTTCAGGGTCAAGAGTACACCCTGCCCCCTCAAGGAAGCCTTCTGTGGTCATTCAGCCCCTTGCTAGACACCTTGTTCCGGCTCTGCTTGCTGCTACTGCTTTTCTAAGATGGGGAACAATCCTCCCATTTCTCCAGAGTACCTGGAACCCCAAGTGCAGTCCATGGGCTTggctctgctgcttctcctgtaTTATGTGAACCCCAGGCTCTGTCTTACTCATTCTGTAATTCCCATGACTCTCCCTGAAGAGGTTTGGGGGATAAGGGGAGAGATCTGACTTTATGCCCTAGCTCTACTCCATGAAAGATGGGCCAGTCACCAGCATCTTGGAGCCTGGGTTTTCTTCCTCACTGGTACAAGGGGTGGGAGTATTTCGTAACCCGGTGAGCAGGAGAGGGTTTTGGAAGCTTGGTGTAGATCATACTGGAAGTGAGATTGTTAGTGAGCCAAATGACAAAGCTTTCCTTCCCTCACTGTGGAGGGGTTATTAGGACTCCCACTGGTTCTGCAGGGTGTGGAGCAGGTACCTGAAAGAAGTTCCAGAACCAGCTCTCTCAGCCCCACAGCTGAGCTGGGACGGCGGGGCTTTTCTCTAGagtaccgcccccccccccgcgcgcGCGCCCGCGTATCCCTAAGGGTAACAAGTGAGTGACTGTTGTTGGTCCTTAGGGTGGCTCCGGTCCACCTTCTAATTCAATGTTTCCATAATTACAAGATGCTCAGTAGCCTGACTCCCACGGACTTCCATGGTCTCCCATCACGGAGAATCCAGCCCTCTTGATGGGGGCAGAAGGGTAGAGACTACTTCACCATCCTCCCAATTCCCATAACATCTTCCACCTTTCAGCCCCAGCTCATGGCAGGCACGCGGTAGCTGCTGCCCCTTTCGTACTCAGTGATGGGTGCACCCACAAGGGCTCGGAAAGGCAAGGCTGGGACTCTCCCAGAAGACTCCAAGGTTGGAGATCTCCTTggaacagggagagagggggaggggggagagagagagagagagagagagagagagagagagagagagagagagagagagagagagagagagagagagagagagagagagagagagagagagagaagcatatcTCTCGGGTCTCAGGCAAAGAGCCTGTTTTGCATTCCTGTGACTAACCAGCGGGTTTCTGGGGACTAGAACTACAGGTTAGGAAGAGGTGGTGCACCGGGAAGCAGGGCAGCCGGGTTTGATGTCGCGGCTGGAGAGGGGTTCGCAGAGGAGTTGGGACCGGGCTGGTGAAGATGGGAGTGAGAAGACTTTAGGAGCATCTAGGTGGTGCACAGAGAAGAAAGCCAAAGGGCTGTTGGCTGGGAACCGGTTTCCCAAGGTTAGACCTCTCCAGGGCATCGCTCTAGGTTTAGTTCTAGAGTCCAGAGGCTTGGGGGCATCACTGACGAGTGGCCTCGGACGGGCAGGGCCAggtcacccctcccctcccctcccttccctctgacCTCTCACGACTTCCAGGGCGAGAGCCACCAGGAGGCAGAACCAGGCACCGTAGGGCCCCCGAGGGGCCGCAGCCTTGCGTTCAGTCATCGAGGCGCACTCCTTCCCACCAAAGGAGGGTAACCGGCGCGCGGCTCAGGTGGCTGCGATCTGTCCCCACATCTCCCGCGCCCGCTCCGCGCCAGCCGCTGTTGCCAGCTAGTTCCCCGCGCCGCCAGCCCGCGGCTGCAGTTCCCAGACAATGGAGCAGgagcagtggggtgggagggaacgCAGGCACATGGGCTGTCCCCTTCGCCCCGCCGGGTCCTAGTGCCCTGCGGATCCCAAAACCCAGAGCGTGGTCCGGTACCCAGGGTGCCTAGGATCGGAATAAGGCAGCGTCCCTGGAGACTAAGCAGATTGATGTCCTCTGCCAGGAAGCACAAGGTGCGTTCTGGGATTCCTCGTGGAAGCCGATGatcaaggagaaaaacaaacaaacaaaacccgtTTCCTCTGCCTCATGCCCTCCCCACAGGCATCTCACCTGTGAAGGCATCTAGAATTCATGGACATAAGAGAACAGAGCTGCTGGGGCAGAAAAGGAGAGGCCAAACCAGGCCAGACCACCTTAGGCCATCCGTGGAGGCAGCTTGTCTCATGCCCAAACCTATCCCAGAAAGAGTCCCTAATGATGAAGGGTGTAGGCTGGTCAACCCTTCTGAGGGAGTCCTGACTCCCAGTGCCACCTAGCCTTGCCCTCAGGTAGTGTTGGGAGAGGTCCAGATCTGGCATCTCCATGgcaacttaaagaggaaaaagaaacagaaacatgcCCGGACCTTACACAAAAGAGCAGAACCACCTGGAGCCACAGTGAGAACCTTATTCAGTAAATTCCTGAGTCTGGGAGGGAAAGCCAGTTTTTCCAGGTTCCCCGGGCTAGCAACATAAGCACCCTGCAGGAATGGTCAACTTCAATCCCAACAGAGCTGCCAGATCTGCAAGCTTTCCAAGAGAGTGCATGCCTCCCTCCAGGGTCCTAGGGGGAAAGGTACCAGGTACATCCTGCCTTCCTGagccctccctgcctcccaacaGATTTCTGCTAGAAGTCCAGAAGGAAGAGAGTTCAGCAGCAGAGACTTTTgagtaaatacattttattcagaAGAAGATAATAAAATAGCATGCACTTTAAAACCACCAAGCGCTGATAAAAACATCACTGCAGCCATGATTCCACATCAAACCTTCAGTAAGAATAGGCATTTATTCTTCACATCTTGTGCTGGTCCTGGCATGGGTTATCTCCCTCCACCAGGAACCtaaaggccaaggccaaggccaagagTGAGCAAGTGGTGGAGAGGGGTTAGTGGCAGGCTCACTCCTAGCCCTGCAGAACAGATCAGGGCAAAGCCATGCCCTTCCCAGCTACTGGGACACAACACTGACCAACGCTTGCTTCTGGATGGCAGAGAGTGGACAGGGGTAAAACTGCAAGACAGCAGGTCCTCCTGCCCTTTTCAAGGTCTCTGAAACCCTCAAGGGAGATTTGACAATCCCAGCAGGGTCGTTGCTTTGTTTGCTGGAGTGGGGATTCTGTAAGGGGCTCACTCTGGCCACGAAGTAGCCACAGCACACTTTCCCACATTCAGTGTGGCAAGGGGCACCTGGAGGGTGCTGCTGACTCCTGCTAAGGCACTTGTAACAGAGCATAGATGCACAGGCCTCCagggaccctttcctccccccttcATCCTCATGTCTCCAatctcctgcccctgcccatTGCAGTGcaatgaggaagacagagagggccTCAAGGGACTTGGGATGGTAGTGTGGCTGGGAGCAGGAAGAAAAgacctggggcaggggtggggtagtggggagggggtggtcaAACAGGAGCTTTAGCCTGGGCAGGCCTTGTATAAGGAAGCAGCAGGTTAATCATCACGGAGATCAGCGGCAGTGGTGTTGGCTGAGAGCAGAAGCCAGGGCTGAGGGCTCCAACCTGCCCTGGGGGAGGCAGGCCGGGAGCACAGAAGGGCAGGGAGCCATCACTTGACTGAGCACCGGCAGAGgacaggttctctcctctcagccagGGGCTAGCGCAGGGGTAAAGGTGTGAAGGATTCTGGACACAAGGCAAGGAAAGGGCAGGGGGGCTGCAAGGAGGGCCGAGAGACCCAGAAGCAGCTCAGCTCTTTGGTACGGTGAGGGTGTCTCTTGGGGACGCCCTTGTCACTCTTCTTCCATGCTCCTGGGCATCTTGGCTGCTCGTCTCTGCCTCCCTCTAAGCTCTTCTATCTGGCGCTCCAGCCCTCTCACCTTCGCTTCCAGGTGGCTCCCTGAGCTCCTGGAGCCAGTGAGCCGGCTCAGCAAGGCAAAGAGAGTTAACAAGGCCAAGAGCATCAAGGCCCGGGTAGATGGGTCGGGCACAGACCTCACCAGGGCCACAAAGCCAGCGACAAAGAGGACAAGTTTCAGACCCCCCAGGATCCTCCCTAGCAAGGCCAAGACCAAGCCTAGGAGCAGGGACAGCAACCAGTAGATGACCAGTGCTGCTGCTCCCCACAGTAGAAGGGTCTGGACTTGGCTAGGGCTGAGCTTCAAGCCCTGGGTGAGTTGTTCACCTGAAAGGGAAAAGGACAGAGTCAGCAACCTAGCAATGTGGTGAGGGCAAAGAGGGACAAGAAAGAGTGAAGCAAAAGGGACCCAACAGCCATAATTACAAAGGCATAGCCCATCCTTACAGGGTTGGGAAACAGTTTTGAATCCCAATCTTCCGGATTGGGACTCCCGGAAGACTACTGGAAATGGAGCTTTATTTGTTATATGAGAACAGTGTGTGTGCCTCCACGGGCTGTGGTTAACCAAAGAGGAGACAGTACATCTTTGCACAATGTCCAACACAAGTAAACCTCTGTACAGTGGTAAGAATCTCTAGCCTCCCCTTCTACTGTACCTCTGGGGACATCGGCAAACAGCTGTCTAGCCCCATGCAGAtagcccgcccccccccccccgctaacAGCAAGGTCAGGCACAGCTGGCTATCTCTCATTCCCTCAACTCACCATCCAGCCCCAGGGCACTCAGCAACTGGGCAGCAATCCCAGACAGGGCAAAGCAGGCCACAGAGATGGCTGATGAGATGGCCCACATCACCTGCAACAGGGTCTGTGAAAAAGACAAAGCCATCATGGAGGAGGCCTGGCCCACACCTGCAGGGAAGTCTCTGCCCTGTTTCTTCCCCAGTGGAAACGGGTCTGGGTGAAAAGATCCATGGACTCTGAGTCCAGTGAAGGGGTCCTTCTGACACACTTCCTCACTGACCCAGAATCCAGGACATCTAAGACGGACATCAGTCGGTCAGCTGAGCTGCTTTGGAGGTAGCAGGATGAGCACTTGTGTGTGAATCACTCTCTCCCTATGGTAGCTGCCCTATGAAACTGGAGGCCTCCAAGGGAATCATAAGGGTATGTGAAAGAATGTTCATGCAGGGCTGGGACAACTACACTGCATTATGGATTTGTGTGTCTGCCTACGTAGCTACCCAGGGCCATGTAGAGCCTGGAAGCTGAATCAGACTCCCTTCCTCAATTCTccacttgctttaaaaaaaaaaaaaaaaagagttcatttttatttgtgtccatatgtgtatatgaataagtGTCGGGGTGGGGTGCAACcaaagaagccaggagagggatgctggatcccctggagctgtagttacaatTGGTCGTAAACCATCTGTGGGCGccgggaaccaaactctggtcctctgagagCAGCAAGCttccctaactgctgagctacctcgcCAGCCTCTCTTGTTTCTTGAGCCAGGGAcacttactgaacctggagctctagTTTCTGCTTGCTagtctggccagccagccagccagccagccagctcctGGTATCTGCCTAACTCTTCTCACCCCGCTTTCCACTGCTAGAGGCTATGGACATAtacaccatgcccagtttttatGTATGTTCTGAAGATCTGAATTCATGTCTGCACGCTTACATAGTAAACACTTGGCCTACTAAGACATTTTTCCAGCCCTATATTCCAGATCTTATAAATCACTGGCTTGGCACTTTGGTATGAActatcagacacaccagaagaggccaccagaacccattacagaaagttgtgagccaccatgtacttgttggaaattgaattcaggacctctggaagagcagtcagtgctcttaactactaagccatctctccagcccagtatgaACTATCAGAAGGGTGTGACACCACACTAGAAATGGCACTGGGTGGAAGAAGTGACCCTGCCATTGGCCCTTCATGAGCTCCACCTCACTTTCACAGGTGAAGAGTTGGGACTCAGGTCTCTGAGCTCTGCCAGCTCAAGATGATAGGTCTGACTCAGATCAAGTCGGAAGTTATGGGTACCCACCAACATGAGTTTATAAGGGTAGCTCATTTTGTAGCCTTTCTGGCCAAATGGACCAAGCCTGGAGAAAGATGGGTTGGTGCAAAAAGCCTGGAAGGCAAGAACCAGGCAATCAGCCTACAAGAGGCAGAAGTGCCAGGATGTGTTTGTGGAAGGTGGGGCTCTCTCTAGGCAGTAGCAACTAGGACAAAAGATGTGGTGGTGAGGTGAGGTGGCATTGACaatgtctctccttttctttctgcacACAGCCACCACAGGCACAACCTTTCTTACCTCTGAAATCACATGCATGGTCTCTGGCCCTAGCCAGGTATCCAAAGTCTCCTTCAGAGATCGGCCAATCTGGGTCAAAATATCAGCTGAGGTCTCCTTCTTCTGTTGACCGGGTGAGGCAAACTCTCGATGAGACTGGGCTGATGCGGCGGAGTGGACGAGGAGAAAGGCCACGAGGACCATCAGGACAGCTTTGAACAGATGTCTGCTCCATAACGGAGTGCTGTGTGCGCCTGCCATGTTTGTGTCTGCCAAGACAGGGCCATAGGGTAGGCAGTGAGCCAGAACCAATGAACATTTTTACTCTCCCAACTGATCTGTTATTCCCCTTCTTCACCCCTGGCCCACGGCAGACATTCCAGCCAAACCTAAATGCACTGTTTACCAAAAAAGATGAACCACAACTTGGAATCTATGCTGGCACAACCATTTGATTTACAGCTTCCTCTTTTGTATTCTCTACCAGATCAATACACCAGCAAGAACTACCCtatgccatttgtttgtttgtttgtttgtttttcgagacagggtttctctgtgtagccctggctgtcctggaactcactttgtagaccaggttagcctcgaactcagaaatccacctgcctctgcctcccaagcgctgggattaaaggcgtgctccaccaccacTTGGCCCCTGTGCCTTAAAGTAGCCAAAATCTCACTGCAGACTCATCTTCTGAAGGCCTGTCTCTACATCGTAGGCACCAAGAACATATGTGACTTTTAAATCTCTAAAGACTTCATTCTCAGAAGCACATAATGTACTTAAGCCAAAGATGATAGGGAAAAGTCACTTAAAAAGAGCAAATAAGTAGGATTACCACTTTGTACagcaatataaaataaagcatttacaGGTTAACAGAGACACAAGAATGCTGCATTTGCAACAGTATCTCTGTGGGGCCATTATGCAAGGTGGTTTTTCTCCCTGGCCCCTGTGGGCACAGGTGTGAAGAAAGAGACTGCAGGTAAGCACTTGTGCAAGGTCACTGGGCTTAGAAGGATTTCAACCCAAGCCTCTGCTTCCAAATCCTACCCTTGGTGGAGGATAAAGTATTCAGTGGATCACAACTGGGGCTGCTCAGTGACATCACCTGAGAGTGGCATGTCAGTGTCCATGTCTAAGCACACTGGTTCTAATGGCACTATCTCTGTGTGACCTGGTCATAGAGACCAGCTCTTCAATAATTCTAAAGTTGAGATCCATTCTAAGGCCAAACGCTGTTTTTCCCCCACTGTTACTCCACAGTCAACATAAGATTGCAGAGACTACCTGTCCGaggtgttctgttctgttcttatCCTCAGCAAGCAAGCAATCCCTTCTGCACTGAACATCTTCTAATTCAACTAAGTCTAGTTTCTGACACTACCAACCTGAAGACGGAGTCGTATCCCTTGGCCTATTTGGGAGTGGGAAGTTGAAGTCATTCTGTGTCAATGGTCATGATCtagtatatacatacagacatacatataaacacacacacacaccagcagttTGCTTTTTGTCTACCCTTCCTGGCTCAGAGCTCACACATTTCATATAATAcacaaaaagaataaagattcCTTTGTCAAAGTAATTAGCCTTTTAGCCTGGCATCTTCAGAGACGAAGGGTGAAAGACAGCCCTTTCCAACATGCCTTCCATGATAATAAGACCATTTTTAGAGCACTCCCTAGCTAACCACAGGAATAGGGAGGTAATTACCAAGGGGACCAGCCATGCCTTTAGAGGATTGAGACTCTCATCCCTAACCTCTGAGGAGGAAGGATGGCTAATGACTGAGTTAATTCCTACAACCGGGGATTTGGCTGATCACACCTAACTAATGTGACCCTTCTTTAGAGGGTTATCCTTTCCAGGGTTATCCTTTCCAGGGTTATCCTTTCCAGGGTTATCCTTTCCAGGGTTATCCTTTCCAGGGTTATCCTTTCCAGGGTNAGGGTTATCCTTTCCAGGGTTATCCTTTCCAGGGTTATCCTTTCCAGGGTTATCCTTTCCAGGGTTATCCTTTCCAGGGTTATCCTTTCCAGGGTGATTTCCCATTCTCTTACCCACTGATACACTGCTAACCTCTGAAGAGAAGATGCACTATAGTGATTAAATGTCAACTGTTGCTGGGGGCAGGTAGCTAAGTGACAGATGCCTTGCCTACCATGTGCATGGCCGTGGGTTGAATCCGTaaaaggacagacagagacagacagacagataatcaACCActaaagaatctttttttttccttttttcgttttttgaggcacgatttctctgtgtatctctgagtgtcttggaactcactctacagatcaggctggcctcaaattcagagattcacctgtctctgcctcctagtgctgggattagaggtatatGCCCCCATCACTGGCTTAAATAATCTTTATATGTATAGAATCCATAACAGCTGGTGAATTTTGGGTTATATCAGGATGTGTAATATTCTTATTTGTTCCTTAATTCTGTGCTCCAACTAATACAAAACATATAAATGGCTCCAAAGTCTAACTTACAGACAAGTAATATCCATCTAAGAACTACAGGAACTAGCCCAGGAGGTTGGAGTCAAGGTCCATCATGACATTTtggccagaaagaaaaaaaaggggggggggtgcatgcCCCAGGTGAGAAGACCCCACTCAGCATGTAGCACCCCCACCCTATACCTTCCTCTCTACAAACCTCTTTATATAACTACATTCCATAAGATGGAGACTTGAAGCCAACACCCCTGTTTTCTCAGAGGCAGGCCCTGAATGAATCTGATTTCTTTCCCACCAATTCTTCTCTCCCAAGTGTTTGCTTTCGAGCAATGAGAGGCAGGACTTGTGTCTACAACTTTAGATGCCAGCTTATTTTATCTGTGCTCTGTCTGACTGTAAGTCAAGGTCCCTGGACCTCTCTGTCAGGTTCAATTGGCTGAAGAGAGTCAAGAGTTCAGAGAAGCGCTTAGGTTCACTGGATAAGCACAAATATTTAAAGGATACTGATGAACAGCAGCTGTAAAGATGGTAGCACAAGGTCTGGAAGAAGGAGTGCAGAGCTGCCATGCCCTACCTAGGTACATCACCCTCAGAAGGTCTCCACCATATGTTAGCGATCTGGAAGCTCTCTAAATCTGGTCTTATCTGTATTTTCCTAGAAGTTTCATTATATTATATAAGTGTGATCAACAAAATCTCTAGCCATTGGAATCAACTCAATCAGTAGTCGCCTGTTCTCCTGATAGGTACCAACAAAAGAGTTGACATGACTGGTTCCCTTGGCAactactctctctctccaatCCTTTGGCTATCTACAAAGCTTTCTTAAAAATGGAGATATTGACATGGACCATATATTTGAAAGGGCTGCTTTCACCCTTTATCCTCTGGAGATGATGCAGGAAGCCATGCAAAAGGCTGATGATCTTGACAAAGGTGACGTCCCATGCATTAAATTATAAGAGATATATGAGATCTGAGCAAGGAAGGGTAGATGAAAACCAGCTgctggggtgtgtgggtgtgtgtgcaagCAAACTGCTGGTATACTCTATCACACCATTGATGCAGAATGACTTCAACTTTGTATTGCCAAAATAAGCAAAGGGTTCAGGAACAGCCAGCCCTTAACGAAAGATTAATAGGAATAAAAAGCAAGACACTGGTCTTGCATGCACTACTTTTCTCAGTCTGACAGatacttatcattgagtaggcACTGTCATCCCAATGATGAAATCAAGGAAAGATAGGCAGTGTGTGGGAAAACCAAGTTATGAATTCAGACAGATCGACTGAGCACTCCTTCTTGGTCCACAACCTCTTTGCTGAACTGTGTTCAAT from Mus caroli chromosome 19, CAROLI_EIJ_v1.1, whole genome shotgun sequence encodes the following:
- the Tmem109 gene encoding transmembrane protein 109 isoform X2, which encodes MAGAHSTPLWSRHLFKAVLMVLVAFLLVHSAASAQSHREFASPGQQKKETSADILTQIGRSLKETLDTWLGPETMHVISETLLQVMWAISSAISVACFALSGIAAQLLSALGLDGEQLTQGLKLSPSQVQTLLLWGAAALVIYWLLSLLLGLVLALLGRILGGLKLVLFVAGFVALVRSVPDPSTRALMLLALLTLFALLSRLTGSRSSGSHLEAKVRGLERQIEELRGRQRRAAKMPRSMEEE
- the Tmem109 gene encoding transmembrane protein 109 isoform X1, giving the protein MGTSHHHNTNMAGAHSTPLWSRHLFKAVLMVLVAFLLVHSAASAQSHREFASPGQQKKETSADILTQIGRSLKETLDTWLGPETMHVISETLLQVMWAISSAISVACFALSGIAAQLLSALGLDGEQLTQGLKLSPSQVQTLLLWGAAALVIYWLLSLLLGLVLALLGRILGGLKLVLFVAGFVALVRSVPDPSTRALMLLALLTLFALLSRLTGSRSSGSHLEAKVRGLERQIEELRGRQRRAAKMPRSMEEE